One Rouxiella sp. S1S-2 genomic window, TAGTAAACGAATAGCCATTTCGCTGAGTTTGCTAATGATTCATTTTCAGTTATTTATCTAAAAAGTGACTTCAGCGCTGCCAATCCCACACTTTAGCGGCATGGTTGAGCATTTGAGATGCACATTTCTGTTTAAACCTTGCCCAGTCCTGCAATCCTGTATAGAAAAATCGGCGAATATGGCAGAATCATTGCCAGTTTGTTTCTGTTCGGAGATGAGTAATGCAAGATGTCGAGAGCCTGTGCGCGGAGTTGGCTAAAAAAGTCGAGCGCCTGACGGAAGGTACGAATAAATTTCAGTCGAGCGTGCCGCAGGCCACGCTGATGTGTTACTCAAGCTATCACGCCCGCCAGCCTGTCATGTACAACCCGAGTTTGACGATTGTATTTCAGGGCAGCAAGGTGGGTTATCTGGGCAATAAAACCTTTTCTTATGACCCCAAAAACTATCTGATGCTTACCGTTCCTCTGCCGTTTGAATGTGAGACTTTTGGCACGCCCGAGCGCCCGGTGACAGGCGTTTCTATCCGTATTGATTCGGTGATGCTGCAGGACCTGCTCATGGAAATGGGGGATGAAGGGTTTGCGCACCAGCCCGATCAGTCGTCCGGGATTACCTCCGGCCTGCTGGATGAAGATATTCTCTGCGCCAGCGAGCGTTTGCTTGACGTGATGGATAAACCGCTGCGCGCCAAAGTGCTCGGCCCGCAAATTATCCGTGAAATTTTGTTCTTTATACTTACCAGCGAAAACGGCGGCGCGCTGCAGGCGCTGGTAAACCGTCATACCCATTTTAGCCAGATAGCCAAAGCGCTGCGGAAAATTGAAAATCAGTATGCCCAGCCGCTCAGCGTTGAACAGTTGGCCAGCGATGTCAATATGAGCGTTTCCGCGTTTCACCACAACTTTAAGGCCGTCACCAGCACGTCGCCGCTGCAATATCTGAAAAACTATCGGCTGCACAAGGCGCGGACGATGATGATTTATGACGGAGTGAAGGCCAGTATCGCGGCCCTAAACGTCGGATATGAAAGTGCATCGCAGTTTAGTCGGGAATTTAAACGCTATTTCGGCGTGACCCCAAGTGACGAAATTGCCCGTATGCGTGAGGGCAATTCGCTGAGTCTGTCTGAAACTGTATTTGGCTCTTAATCAGAAAGCGCTCGTGATAAGAAAGCACTCTTAATTAAGAGGCTATCTTGCGGCGGTTGCGCCAAACCACGAGCACCGCGCCAACCAGACCGGTCACTAACAGCAGGGCGGGCAGGATCATTAGCCCGGCCATGACTTTTTCTTCATGGCGCTGAACGAGAGGGATATGGCACAGCGCATAGCCCATGCCGACAATAACCCCGACCCACAGCACGGCGCTGAGCCAGTTAAACAGCTGAAATCGGGCATTATCAAGACCTGAAATACCGGCGATCGTTGGCAGTAGTGTTCGCACAAACGCCAGAAAACGACCGGCTAGAAGGGCGGCTAAGCCGTGTTTAAGAAACAAATTATGAGCGCGTTCGTGATAGCTCGCCGGCAGCTGCAACAGCCAACCTTTCACTATTCGAGTATGACCCAGCCATCGGCCCTGCAAATAACTGAACCAGCAACCCAGGCTTGAGGCCACGATTAAAATAATCAGCGTCGGTACCAGGCTCATGACCCCTTTTGACACCAGCGCGCCGGTCAGCAGCAGCAGGCTGTCACCGGGAAGGAAAGAGGCGGGCAGCAGACCGTTTTCAAGAAACAGCGTGGTAAACAGAACGGCGTAGACGACCCACAAAACGTTTGGATTGGCTAAAACGCTAAAATCGTGTTGCCAGAGTGCGTGAAGAATCTGAGTTAATACCGCCATAGTATTTCCTGTCTGATGTGCTGCAAAACGTGAAATTTCGGGCAACTGCCAGAGGTCACGAGAAAAGAAAAATAGTACCAACAACCTTTATAAGTATTTTACATATTATGGTCAAAAACCGCACACAATCCTATCAGATAAGTAAGGATTTGCGCGGCCTGTCGCAATGATTTTCTTACACTCAGACGATGCGTGCAAAGGCCGAATTCAAATCGTCAATCAGGTCGTCACAGTTCTCCAGCCCGATGTGTACGCGAACCAGCGTTCCGGTGAAATCAACCTGCTCCCCGGGTCGAATAGCCTGAATTTCTTCGGGCTGGTTAGCTAACACCAGCGATTCGAAACCGCCCCAGGAGTACGCCATGCTGAAATGCTCAAAGTGGTCGAGATACTCGGCCAGCTGGCCGTCGGTCAGGCGCTTTTTCAGAATAAAGGAAAACAGGCCACAGCTGCCGGTAAAATCGCGCTTCCAAAATTCATGCCCCTGACTGCCGGGCAGCGCAGGGTGATTCACACGGGCAACGTCGGGATGTGTTTCAAGCCACTGCGCGATACGCAGGCTGCTTTCTGCGTGCTGTTTGAGCCGAATGCCCATAGTGCGCAAGCCTCGACTGGCGACATAGGCCGTGTCGGCGTCAACCATTTGCCCCATCAGATAAGACTGCTCGCGCAGCTGTTCCCAACAGCGGGCGTTAGACACCGCCGTGCCAATCATCGCGTCCGAGTGGCCGACAATGTATTTGGTGCCCGCCTGAATCGAAATATCAATATCAAACTCCAGCGCCTTGAACAAAATGCCTGCCGCCCAGGTGTTGTCGATCATGATAATGACTTCCGGCGAGACCGCGCGCACGGCCTGCACGATAGCAGGAATATCAGGGACCTCCATAGTGATTGACCCCGGGGACTCAAGAAATACGATGCGCGTATTGGGCTGCATCATGCGGGCAATGTTCGCGCCAATCGAGGCCGGATAATAAGTCGTACTCACGCCGAGGCGGGTCAGTACTTTGGAGCAGAAATCCTGCGTCGGTTCGTAGGACGAGCTGGCCATCAGCACGTGGTCACCGGTTTCTATAAATGCCAAGATGGCGTTGCTCACCGCCGCCGCACCGCAGGGATAAAGCGCACAGCCCGCGCCGCCTTCAAGCTCGACCATCGCCTCCTGCAGCGAAAAATGGGTTAACGTGCCGCGACGGCCATAAAACAATTCGCCGTTGGCGCGATGGGCAGTGGCGAACTTTTTTTCTGCAACGGACTCAAACACCAGTGAAGACGCTCGCTGGATAACAGTATTAACCGATCCCTGAGTAAATTTTTTGTCTCTTCCCGCGCTGATTAATGCTGTTTCAATCTTCTTGGATGTCATAAGACCGCTTTCACCTTGTTAACTGGGCCATTTGGCGCTTTTTATTACGTTAACATGCCATCTCGCCTGGGTCAGTCATTTGGCAGCATGTGTGAGAAAGTTTCATATTTCACCCCTGGATGATTTTTTAGTCTTATGCGTAATGTAAATAATAATGAGAACTACTATCACTTGTGGCTTTTTTTTTGCTATGATTTGCCGCTATTAATATTTTCAATAAATGATTATGGCTGGAGGCGCTACGTGCAAACGTGTCGCATTAAGATGAACAAAGCGGTGTCATTTTTGACGGACGTAAAACAGATGATGAGTACGCGTAAAAGTGGTACAGCAAGAATCGGTACTGTAATGACTTCATGGGTGCTGATTGCTGGATTAAGCGGCAGCGCGTGGGCAGCGCCTGCTTCCAATGCGTCCAACGCAGTTGCGCCTTCGCAGACTTCGTCTGCATCTGTCGAACCTTCAGCAGCGGCGCCAACCGCAACAGACGGTAGCGCAGCACCCGTGCTGCAGAGCACTAACGGTGCCGACAACGGCGCAGCTCAGTCTTCGCAAACGCCAATCATTCCAAAAGACCTGTCCGTATTGGGCATGTATCAGCACGCCGACATCGTGGTAAAAATTGTCATGATTGGCCTGCTGCTAGCCTCTGTCGTGACCTGGACCTTACTGTTCAGTAAAGGTGCCGAAGTGTTCACAGGCAAACGTCGCCTGCGCCGTGAGCTTTCTTCACTGCTGCCGGTTCGCTCGCTGAAAGAGGCGCTGGAACAGGCTGAAAGCTTCTCCGCCAACAGCATCAGCAGCCAGATGCTGCGCGATGCCGAAAACGAACTTGAATTGTCGGCGGGTTCTAGCGACAACGGCGGTATTAAAGACAGGACAGGTTTCCGCCTTGAGCGTCGCGTAAGCGCTGCCGGTCGTCATATGGGGCGTGGTAACGGTATTCTGGCCACCATCGGGGCTATCTCACCGTTTGTCGGCCTGTTCGGCACGGTATGGGGCATCATGAACAGCTTCATCGGCATTGCCCAAACGCAAACGACCAATCTGGCCGTTGTGGCACCGGGTATCGCCGAAGCCCTGTTAGCGACAGCGGTGGGTCTGATTGCGGCAATACCTGCGGTGGTTATCTACAATATTTTCGCCCGTACTATTGCGTCATACCGTCATCAGGTTGGCGACGTAGCGGCACAGATTCTGCTCTTGCAGGGTCGCGATCTGGATTTGGCAGCCAGTGCCGATGAAGCACCGCGCGCCCAGGCGGGTCATAAGTTACGCGTAGGGTAAGTCAATCATGGCAATTCGTTTGAACGACGACCTCGATGAAAGCGGCGAAATGCATGACATTAACGTCACGCCGTTTATCGACGTTATGCTGGTGCTGCTGATCATCTTTATGGTGGCAGCGCCTTTGGCAACGGTAGACGTGCGGGTTAATTTGCCGGCTTCTACCGCCCAGTCACAGCCTCGCCCACCTAAGCCGGTGTTCCTGTCGGTGAAAGCGGACAACCAGATGTTCCTCGGTGACGACCCGGTCACCGCGGCGAGCTTGGGCGCGATGCTGAGCCAGCTCACCCAGGGTGATAAGCAGACCACTATTTTCTTCCGCGCCGATAAAACGGTGGATTACGCCACTATCATGAGCGTGATGGATAACCTGCGTACCGCCGGTTACCTGAAAGTCGGTCTGGTGGGCGAAGAGAAAAACGGCGCAGCGGCCAAGTAAACGACACACCGTTATCACCACGTTAAAAAGCCTGAGACATTCCATTGTCTCGGGCTTTTTTATTGAGATCGGCAGGGGCTGTTATACTTAATGTTGGTTTGACTGGCAGGAGGACACATGACACTCGATCTTTTCGATCACCCGGATTTTCACCCAAGCTGGCGTGAGGACTTGTGCCCCGGCGCCGTGGTGCTGCGCGGTGCTGCGCTGGCCGACTGCCGTGAACTGCTTAAGGCTATCGACAATATTGCCATTCAGGTGCCTTTTCAGTATCGCGCTACGCCTGGCGGTTATGCAATGTCGGTGGCGATGACCAACTGTGGTGACCTGGGGTGGGTGACCGACCAGCAGGGGTATCGCTACCAGTCTACTTCGCCTGAAACCCAAAGGCAGTGGCCTGCTATGCCGGATTTGTTTCGCACCTTGGCCATTCATGCCGCACGCGAAGCTGGTTTCGATGATTTCATGCCCGATGCCTGCCTGATTAACCGCTACCAGGTTGGTGCCAAAATGTCGCTGCATCAGGATAAAGACGAAGAGGATTTCGGACAGCCGATTGTATCGATTTCCCTCGGGCTGCCTGCCGTGTTTCAGTTTGGCGGGCTGGAGCGCAGCGATAAAACTCAGCGCGTCAATTTGACCCACGGCGACATTGTGGTGTGGGGAGGGCCTGCGCGCCTGCGCTACCACGGTATTTTGCCTCTGAAAACGGGTGAACATTCGTTAACCGGCCAGTACCGCTTTAATCTGACGTTTCGTAAGGCGCATTAAGCGTCTACAGGACGTTCTTAAACGGCCTCTTTTGAGGGCTATAAAGAACAGGAAAGCGCAGGACTTCGCATGCAATGTGCATTAAACTAGGCGACTTCACTGATTTACCCCCACGTTTAGCGTAGACGTCGGGCGTGAACAGGCATTTTTTGAACGAATTTATTAGGCGGTAAGAGCGATGAACGGTGTAATCACAACCTGGTTTGAAGATAAAGGTTTTGGCTTTATCAAAGATGAAAACGGTGATAACCGTTATTTCCATGTGATTAAAGTCGCCAACCCTGATTTGATCAAAAAAGATGCCGTGGTGACCTTTGAGCCCACCACCAATAACAAAGGCCTGTCGGCTTTTGCGGTGAAAGTGGCACCCGAGAGCAAGCATATTCACATTGCCGGCGAGCGCATCAAAATCACCAGCATCAAGTCCTTCCTGGCCTACAGCGAAGAAGTGCCTGCGGACTCAAAAATCGATAAAGAGAACGCCGTGCTGTCCGTTGGTCTGTTGATGAACCGCATTAAGCCGAAAGACGAAGAGACCAAAGCCGAAACGCGAACCATGAAAAAACTGCTGGTAACCACTTTCCAGAATACCAGCTATGTTTTTTCTGAAGACGAAATTGACGTCGACGCTACGGTAAAAATTCTCAAGGCACTGTAATTCCTGTCTGACCCGCGCTAACAGCCGAATCAGCCCTCATCAGGCTGCGCATATAACGTCCAGGCGGCTCGCCCAAGAGCCGCGTAAACATGGTCGAAAAAGCATTGGCGCTTTGATAGCCCAACTCCAGCGCCACCTGCGTAAGATTTTGCCCTCTCGACAGTCGGTCTACGGCGCTCACTACCCGTAGATGGTCTCGCCAGCGAGTAAACGTCATCCCGGTTTCGGCCTGAAACAAACGCGCCAGCGTGCGCGGGCTGCAGGCCGCAATTTCTGCGACCTGTTCAAGCGAATAACGACTCCCCGGATCTTGCTGCAACAGGCCGGTTATCTGGCGCAGGCGGCGATCCTTTCCCTTGGAAATAAACAGCGAGATGCCGGAAGACGCCGCACCGAGCTGGTGGACGATCAGCTGGCAGATAGCCGGAATATCGGCATTATTTCGCCCGGGTGTGGCAAAGGTCAGCGCTTCGATCGCCAGTTCGCGAAGTAAATCTGAAACATGCAGCGTCAGGCACGCTTTTGGCAGGGTCGCGCAAAGCTGCGGCGCAATCAGCAGCTGGATCACGTTCGAGAGTTCGCTGTAGGAGGCAGTATGCGCGACATCGGGCATCACCCACACCGCGCGCCCCGGCGGCGCCAGCCACCATCCGTCACGGGTCGTTATTGACGACGTTCCCTGCGTCACGAAGGTGAGTTGCCCCTGCGGATGACGATGTTCGGCGACCTGCGTACCAGCGGAATGACTAAAACGCCTGGCTTCAAGAGGGATTAAGAGCGACATGGCATAACCTCAAAGCGAGTTGTCAGTTACGCGAATGTTTTTATCATTAATATTGTCATAATGCCATTTATTCGCCGCTCACTGAACTGAGCGCCATTTAAATGAGGAAATATGATGACTAAATCACTGCGTATTGTCGGCATGGCAGGTAGCCTGCGTAACGATTCTTACAGCAAGATTGTATTGAATTCGCTGGTTGAAATGCTGCCCAAAGGTGCCGAATTTGCCAGTCTGGAGATTGGAGCACTGCCTTTTTATAACCAGGATCTCGATTTGCCGGTGGGTCCCGCCGACGTGCATCAGGCGCGTGACTTAGTCGCCAACGCCGACGCCGTTTTGATTGTTGTACCGGAATTTAACCATGGTCTTCCGGGCGTGCTGAAAAATGCCCTTGACTGGCTATCGCGCCCGGCCTTTACCAGCAGCATGGTCGGTAAGCCGGTGATGTTCGTTACCCTTTCGCCCGGCGCGCTGGGTGGCGTAAGAGCGCAGTATCAACTGCGTGAAACCCTAGCGTCTATGTTGTGCAAACTCGATCCCTTGCCTGAAGTCGTCATTACTTTCGTCGGACAAAAGGTCAGTGAAGGGCGGTTGACCGATGAGTCCACCCGCCTCTTTGTTCAGAAGACCCTCAATCAATTCCTTGATAGAATTTAAGATCTTACCGGGAAAGTAACATGCAGATTTTCTATGCGTTGATCGCGGGACTGTCGGTTGGCCTGTTTTTCTCTTGGTTAAAACTGCCGTTACCTGCTCCGCCGACCCTTGTGGGCATCGTCGGGGCAGCGGGCGTTTTTCTGGGCAGTGTGTTATTCAAGACCGTTAGCGCCTATTTTCACTGATCCTGCGGGTAAAGTGGTTCGCTAACCGGCTGTGGTGCGGTGTGTTTTTTCAAACACAGGGCAACATAGACGATCACTGCTGAAATCAGTGTCAGCGCGGCAAGCCAAAGCAGCAGGTGATGCAACGCGCCGGCATAGATTTCAGTAAGCTGTTGGGCGCTAACCTGCGGCAATGCTCGCTGAGTCTGATGCAAGTCACCGGTCGCCAGTCGTTGTATAGCAACGCTTGCCGATGCGCTATCACTGTCCTTCGTAAGTTTTACTATCCCCTGACCGACAAAACCTGCCAGCATTGCGCCGACAATTGCCAGCGCAATGCCCTCACCGGCAACGCGGGTGGTGCTGAAAATACCGGTCGCCATCCCCGCGCGCTCTTTTGGCACGACGCTTATCGAAAGCCCGTCCATCAAGCCCCACGGCAGCCCAATCCCAATGCCTACCACCGCCATGGGCAGCAGCGTCGCCAGCATATTCTGACTGGCAATGCTCTGACTTAGCCAGACGAGACCGACGGCAGCAATCAGCAATCCGCCGGTGCAAACAATGCCTGCAGATATCCAGCGGGTAAGGAATGCAGCCAGCAGCGGCACGACCAACATCGGTAGCGAAAGCGCCATCATCATCAGCCCGGCCTGCTCCTCACTCATACCGGCTATGCCGATAAACTGCATCGGTAACAGCACCAGTAGGACCACAAAGGCAAAAGCGGTGGCCAGCGGCAGTGCCTGTACGCCAATGAAGCGCGCATAGCGGAAAAGTGAAAGATCGAGCATCGGATGGCTGACCTTCCTTTCAACCACAATGAACAACACCAGTAGCACCAGCGTGGCAAACAGCAGAGCCATCACCTCAAAGCTGGTAGCTCCCTTCACCGGAATATCCATCAGTCCCCAGGTCAGCAGAGCCAGCATGGCGGTGAAAAGGAGTGTGCCGGGCCAGTCGATTCCTGCCGCATTAGGATTTTTCGACTCATTCAGGCGCGTCACGCCGATAGAGAGCGAAAGCAGGGCAATCACCATTGAGGATAAAAACACTGACCGCCATCCAAAATGCGCGATCAATAATCCGGCTAAAAACGGGCCAAAGGCCAGGCCAATGCCAAAGCTGCTGCCGAGCAGACTGAAGGCGCGAGTTTGCGCTCGGCCGCTAAATTCGTGCGCCAACGAGGCAGAGCCTCCCGCCAGCGCGGCGGCGGCGGCCACGCCCTGAGCGGCGCGCATCACGTCAATCCACAGCAGGTTAGAGCTAAAGCCTATTAGCCCAGAGAGCAGAGCAAACAGTGAAACGCCGACG contains:
- a CDS encoding AraC family transcriptional regulator, with protein sequence MQDVESLCAELAKKVERLTEGTNKFQSSVPQATLMCYSSYHARQPVMYNPSLTIVFQGSKVGYLGNKTFSYDPKNYLMLTVPLPFECETFGTPERPVTGVSIRIDSVMLQDLLMEMGDEGFAHQPDQSSGITSGLLDEDILCASERLLDVMDKPLRAKVLGPQIIREILFFILTSENGGALQALVNRHTHFSQIAKALRKIENQYAQPLSVEQLASDVNMSVSAFHHNFKAVTSTSPLQYLKNYRLHKARTMMIYDGVKASIAALNVGYESASQFSREFKRYFGVTPSDEIARMREGNSLSLSETVFGS
- a CDS encoding DedA family protein, whose translation is MAVLTQILHALWQHDFSVLANPNVLWVVYAVLFTTLFLENGLLPASFLPGDSLLLLTGALVSKGVMSLVPTLIILIVASSLGCWFSYLQGRWLGHTRIVKGWLLQLPASYHERAHNLFLKHGLAALLAGRFLAFVRTLLPTIAGISGLDNARFQLFNWLSAVLWVGVIVGMGYALCHIPLVQRHEEKVMAGLMILPALLLVTGLVGAVLVVWRNRRKIAS
- the metC gene encoding cystathionine beta-lyase, with translation MTSKKIETALISAGRDKKFTQGSVNTVIQRASSLVFESVAEKKFATAHRANGELFYGRRGTLTHFSLQEAMVELEGGAGCALYPCGAAAVSNAILAFIETGDHVLMASSSYEPTQDFCSKVLTRLGVSTTYYPASIGANIARMMQPNTRIVFLESPGSITMEVPDIPAIVQAVRAVSPEVIIMIDNTWAAGILFKALEFDIDISIQAGTKYIVGHSDAMIGTAVSNARCWEQLREQSYLMGQMVDADTAYVASRGLRTMGIRLKQHAESSLRIAQWLETHPDVARVNHPALPGSQGHEFWKRDFTGSCGLFSFILKKRLTDGQLAEYLDHFEHFSMAYSWGGFESLVLANQPEEIQAIRPGEQVDFTGTLVRVHIGLENCDDLIDDLNSAFARIV
- the exbB gene encoding tol-pal system-associated acyl-CoA thioesterase — encoded protein: MMSTRKSGTARIGTVMTSWVLIAGLSGSAWAAPASNASNAVAPSQTSSASVEPSAAAPTATDGSAAPVLQSTNGADNGAAQSSQTPIIPKDLSVLGMYQHADIVVKIVMIGLLLASVVTWTLLFSKGAEVFTGKRRLRRELSSLLPVRSLKEALEQAESFSANSISSQMLRDAENELELSAGSSDNGGIKDRTGFRLERRVSAAGRHMGRGNGILATIGAISPFVGLFGTVWGIMNSFIGIAQTQTTNLAVVAPGIAEALLATAVGLIAAIPAVVIYNIFARTIASYRHQVGDVAAQILLLQGRDLDLAASADEAPRAQAGHKLRVG
- the exbD gene encoding TonB system transport protein ExbD, whose protein sequence is MAIRLNDDLDESGEMHDINVTPFIDVMLVLLIIFMVAAPLATVDVRVNLPASTAQSQPRPPKPVFLSVKADNQMFLGDDPVTAASLGAMLSQLTQGDKQTTIFFRADKTVDYATIMSVMDNLRTAGYLKVGLVGEEKNGAAAK
- the alkB gene encoding DNA oxidative demethylase AlkB, translating into MTLDLFDHPDFHPSWREDLCPGAVVLRGAALADCRELLKAIDNIAIQVPFQYRATPGGYAMSVAMTNCGDLGWVTDQQGYRYQSTSPETQRQWPAMPDLFRTLAIHAAREAGFDDFMPDACLINRYQVGAKMSLHQDKDEEDFGQPIVSISLGLPAVFQFGGLERSDKTQRVNLTHGDIVVWGGPARLRYHGILPLKTGEHSLTGQYRFNLTFRKAH
- a CDS encoding cold-shock protein; this translates as MNGVITTWFEDKGFGFIKDENGDNRYFHVIKVANPDLIKKDAVVTFEPTTNNKGLSAFAVKVAPESKHIHIAGERIKITSIKSFLAYSEEVPADSKIDKENAVLSVGLLMNRIKPKDEETKAETRTMKKLLVTTFQNTSYVFSEDEIDVDATVKILKAL
- a CDS encoding helix-turn-helix transcriptional regulator — protein: MSLLIPLEARRFSHSAGTQVAEHRHPQGQLTFVTQGTSSITTRDGWWLAPPGRAVWVMPDVAHTASYSELSNVIQLLIAPQLCATLPKACLTLHVSDLLRELAIEALTFATPGRNNADIPAICQLIVHQLGAASSGISLFISKGKDRRLRQITGLLQQDPGSRYSLEQVAEIAACSPRTLARLFQAETGMTFTRWRDHLRVVSAVDRLSRGQNLTQVALELGYQSANAFSTMFTRLLGEPPGRYMRSLMRADSAVSAGQTGITVP
- a CDS encoding NADPH-dependent FMN reductase, with protein sequence MMTKSLRIVGMAGSLRNDSYSKIVLNSLVEMLPKGAEFASLEIGALPFYNQDLDLPVGPADVHQARDLVANADAVLIVVPEFNHGLPGVLKNALDWLSRPAFTSSMVGKPVMFVTLSPGALGGVRAQYQLRETLASMLCKLDPLPEVVITFVGQKVSEGRLTDESTRLFVQKTLNQFLDRI
- a CDS encoding XapX domain-containing protein, translated to MQIFYALIAGLSVGLFFSWLKLPLPAPPTLVGIVGAAGVFLGSVLFKTVSAYFH
- a CDS encoding MFS transporter — encoded protein: MSNPSITAAPPSKTPVLVAICLAAIILPLSFVSGSIATPVIGRELGGSAQALSWITNAFMLSFGCFLMAAGALADEIGRKKVFIVGVSLFALLSGLIGFSSNLLWIDVMRAAQGVAAAAALAGGSASLAHEFSGRAQTRAFSLLGSSFGIGLAFGPFLAGLLIAHFGWRSVFLSSMVIALLSLSIGVTRLNESKNPNAAGIDWPGTLLFTAMLALLTWGLMDIPVKGATSFEVMALLFATLVLLVLFIVVERKVSHPMLDLSLFRYARFIGVQALPLATAFAFVVLLVLLPMQFIGIAGMSEEQAGLMMMALSLPMLVVPLLAAFLTRWISAGIVCTGGLLIAAVGLVWLSQSIASQNMLATLLPMAVVGIGIGLPWGLMDGLSISVVPKERAGMATGIFSTTRVAGEGIALAIVGAMLAGFVGQGIVKLTKDSDSASASVAIQRLATGDLHQTQRALPQVSAQQLTEIYAGALHHLLLWLAALTLISAVIVYVALCLKKHTAPQPVSEPLYPQDQ